A genome region from Streptomyces xanthophaeus includes the following:
- the glnII gene encoding glutamine synthetase, with translation MSYKAEYIWIDGTEPTAKLRSKTKILGDGDALPIWGFDGSSTNQAEGHASDRVLNPVFSCPDPIRGGDNVLVLCEVLNIDMTPHESNTRALLRPVAEKFAAQEPIFGIEQEYTFFDGTRPLGFPVNGFPAAQGGYYCGVGSDEIFGREIVEKHLDHCLAAGLSISGINAEVMPGQWEFQVGPVGPLEVSDQLWIARWLLYRTAEDFNVSATLNPKPVKGDWNGAGAHTNFSTKAMREDYRAIISACEALGEGSKPLDHVKNYGAGIDERLTGLHETAPWNEFSYGVSDRGASVRIPWQVEKDGKGYIEDRRPNANVDPYVVTRLITDTCCAGLEKDGLV, from the coding sequence GTGAGCTACAAGGCTGAGTACATCTGGATCGACGGCACCGAGCCGACGGCGAAGCTTCGCTCCAAGACGAAGATCCTCGGGGACGGCGACGCGCTGCCGATCTGGGGCTTCGACGGATCGAGCACGAACCAGGCCGAGGGCCACGCGTCCGACCGCGTGCTCAACCCGGTCTTCTCCTGCCCGGACCCGATCCGCGGCGGCGACAACGTCCTCGTCCTGTGCGAGGTCCTGAACATCGACATGACCCCGCACGAGTCGAACACCCGCGCGCTGCTGCGTCCGGTCGCCGAGAAGTTCGCCGCGCAGGAGCCGATCTTCGGCATCGAGCAGGAGTACACCTTCTTCGACGGCACCCGTCCGCTCGGCTTCCCCGTGAACGGCTTCCCGGCCGCGCAGGGTGGCTACTACTGCGGTGTGGGCTCGGACGAGATCTTCGGCCGCGAGATCGTCGAGAAGCACCTGGACCACTGCCTCGCGGCGGGCCTGAGCATCTCCGGCATCAACGCCGAGGTCATGCCCGGTCAGTGGGAGTTCCAGGTCGGTCCCGTCGGCCCGCTGGAGGTCTCGGACCAGCTGTGGATCGCGCGCTGGCTGCTCTACCGCACGGCCGAGGACTTCAACGTCTCCGCGACGCTGAACCCGAAGCCGGTCAAGGGTGACTGGAACGGCGCGGGCGCGCACACCAACTTCTCCACGAAGGCGATGCGCGAGGACTACCGCGCGATCATCTCCGCGTGCGAGGCGCTGGGCGAGGGCAGCAAGCCGCTCGACCACGTGAAGAACTACGGCGCCGGCATCGACGAGCGTCTGACGGGTCTGCACGAGACCGCCCCCTGGAACGAGTTCAGCTACGGCGTCTCGGACCGCGGCGCGTCGGTCCGTATCCCGTGGCAGGTGGAGAAGGACGGCAAGGGCTACATCGAGGACCGCCGTCCGAACGCGAACGTGGACCCGTACGTGGTGACCCGTCTCATCACGGACACCTGCTGCGCCGGCCTGGAGAAGGACGGCCTGGTCTGA
- a CDS encoding Gfo/Idh/MocA family protein — protein sequence MNSAEGPAESAADQAPAARRPRVGLLGTGPWAHRTHAPALAAHAGSDFAGVWGRRPEAAAELAHEYGVKVYEDPDELFAECDAVAFALPPDVQAAMAVRAAAAGCHLLLDKPVATTVEDARAVAEAVTRHQVASVVFLTLRFAEPTAGWVEEQAARTGWFTAAAHWLGAVFPPDGTPSAYADSPWRKAKGGLWDVGPHALSVLIPVLGEVTAISATRGPSDVVQLALRHTSGAASTAVLSLGAPRAAAGVGLELRGTEGVHELPGWSDVPGAYGRALDALLTAARTGVPDPRGAEFGARLTEILAEAEAQLPT from the coding sequence TTGAACTCCGCCGAAGGCCCCGCCGAGAGCGCCGCCGATCAGGCCCCCGCAGCCCGCCGCCCCCGGGTCGGACTGCTGGGCACCGGCCCCTGGGCGCACCGCACCCACGCCCCCGCCCTCGCCGCGCACGCCGGCTCCGACTTCGCCGGCGTGTGGGGCCGCCGGCCCGAGGCCGCGGCCGAGCTGGCCCACGAGTACGGCGTGAAGGTGTACGAAGACCCCGACGAGCTGTTCGCCGAGTGTGACGCCGTCGCCTTCGCCCTGCCGCCCGACGTACAGGCAGCCATGGCCGTCCGCGCCGCCGCCGCCGGATGCCACCTGCTCCTCGACAAGCCCGTCGCCACCACCGTGGAGGACGCCCGCGCCGTCGCCGAAGCGGTCACACGCCACCAGGTCGCCTCCGTCGTCTTCCTCACCCTGCGCTTCGCCGAGCCCACCGCGGGCTGGGTCGAGGAACAAGCCGCACGCACCGGCTGGTTCACGGCCGCGGCCCACTGGCTCGGCGCCGTCTTCCCGCCCGACGGAACGCCCAGCGCCTACGCGGACTCGCCCTGGCGCAAGGCCAAGGGCGGGCTGTGGGACGTCGGCCCGCACGCCCTGTCCGTCCTGATCCCGGTCCTCGGCGAGGTCACCGCGATCAGCGCCACCCGAGGCCCCTCCGACGTGGTCCAACTGGCACTGCGGCACACCTCCGGCGCGGCCAGCACCGCCGTGCTCAGCCTGGGCGCCCCGCGCGCGGCCGCCGGGGTGGGCCTCGAACTGCGCGGCACCGAGGGCGTGCACGAACTGCCCGGCTGGAGCGACGTACCGGGCGCCTACGGGCGCGCCCTGGACGCACTGCTCACCGCGGCCCGGACGGGGGTCCCGGACCCGCGCGGGGCGGAGTTCGGGGCCCGGCTCACGGAGATCCTGGCCGAGGCGGAGGCGCAGCTCCCTACTTGA
- a CDS encoding PLP-dependent aminotransferase family protein, with protein MTTPDQGPGGADLHLELPAEGARRTALAQALRSAVRSGRLAGGTRLPPYRTLAADLGLARNAVADAYAELVAEGWFTARQGSGTQVAEGVATADTPAAPAGPAPDRPRHDLLQGKPDPASFPRAAWAASARRALAEAPTEAFGPGDPQGRPELRRALAGYLSRARGVRCGPENIVICSGFANGLRLLSSVRPRDWAVEAYGLPFHHGILQAAGVHPHPVPVDEDGARLGEELPSRARTLLLTPAHQFPTGGRLLPARRAAAVEWARGTDGVIVEDDYDGEFRYDRKPVGALQGLAPEHVVYAGSLSKSLSPALRLGWLVLPDQLRDQVLAAKGLRESWASTLDQLALADFIECGAYDRHVRRMRLRYRNRRDQLAAVLAARAPEVRVTGISAGLHAVLELPPGRESPALAAAHAAGLALDGLSSYQHPADPAPPREGLVVGYATPPDSAFTRALGVLAGVVGAAGAEAEAFGSCSIRI; from the coding sequence ATGACCACTCCCGACCAGGGACCCGGCGGCGCCGACCTGCACCTGGAACTCCCCGCCGAAGGCGCCCGGCGCACCGCCCTCGCCCAGGCCCTGCGCAGCGCAGTGCGCAGCGGCCGACTGGCCGGCGGGACCCGGCTGCCGCCGTACCGGACGCTGGCCGCCGACCTCGGGCTGGCCCGCAACGCCGTCGCGGACGCGTACGCCGAGCTGGTCGCCGAGGGCTGGTTCACGGCGCGGCAGGGTTCCGGCACCCAGGTCGCCGAGGGGGTCGCGACCGCCGACACACCGGCCGCCCCGGCCGGGCCCGCGCCCGACCGGCCCCGCCACGACCTGCTCCAGGGCAAGCCCGACCCCGCCTCCTTCCCGCGCGCCGCCTGGGCCGCCAGCGCCCGCCGGGCCCTGGCCGAGGCGCCCACCGAGGCCTTCGGGCCGGGCGATCCGCAGGGCCGGCCCGAACTGCGGCGGGCCCTGGCCGGCTACCTGTCCCGGGCGCGGGGCGTGCGCTGCGGCCCCGAGAACATCGTGATCTGCTCCGGCTTCGCCAACGGACTGCGGCTCCTGTCGTCCGTCCGGCCCCGCGACTGGGCCGTAGAGGCGTACGGGCTCCCCTTCCACCACGGCATCCTGCAGGCCGCGGGGGTCCACCCGCACCCCGTGCCCGTCGACGAGGACGGCGCCCGGCTGGGGGAGGAACTCCCCTCCCGGGCCCGTACGTTATTGCTCACACCGGCGCACCAGTTCCCGACCGGCGGCCGCCTGCTGCCCGCACGGCGGGCCGCCGCGGTGGAGTGGGCCCGCGGCACCGACGGCGTGATCGTGGAGGACGACTACGACGGGGAGTTCCGCTACGACCGCAAACCGGTCGGCGCGCTGCAGGGACTGGCCCCCGAACACGTGGTGTACGCGGGCTCGCTGAGCAAGAGCCTCTCCCCCGCGCTGCGCCTGGGCTGGCTGGTCCTCCCCGACCAGCTGCGTGACCAGGTGCTGGCCGCGAAGGGGCTGCGGGAGTCCTGGGCGAGCACGCTGGACCAGCTGGCGCTGGCCGACTTCATCGAGTGCGGGGCCTACGACCGCCACGTGCGCCGGATGCGCCTGCGCTACCGGAACCGCCGCGACCAACTGGCCGCCGTCCTGGCGGCACGCGCCCCGGAGGTCCGGGTGACGGGCATCTCGGCCGGCCTGCACGCCGTACTGGAGCTCCCCCCGGGCCGGGAATCCCCCGCCCTCGCGGCGGCCCACGCCGCGGGCCTGGCCCTGGACGGCCTGTCGTCCTACCAGCACCCGGCCGACCCGGCCCCACCCCGCGAGGGCCTGGTGGTCGGCTACGCGACACCCCCGGACTCGGCGTTCACCCGGGCACTCGGCGTCTTGGCGGGGGTGGTGGGGGCGGCGGGGGCGGAGGCGGAGGCTTTCGGGAGCTGCTCGATCAGAATCTGA
- a CDS encoding MarR family winged helix-turn-helix transcriptional regulator: MDDDRNPDHREPEPEEPDNLRLVHLLRAVTVEFGLRQADFAARNGMHPTDVRALVCLLDAARADEPATAGLLGARLGLNSAGTTAVIDRLERLGHVARIRDDHDRRRILLRVEPAAIRLGREFFGPLIDGVLQVLDSFDPAERETVRRFLTATHAVFTSEPRP; the protein is encoded by the coding sequence ATGGACGACGACAGAAATCCGGACCACCGGGAACCCGAACCCGAGGAACCCGACAACCTCCGACTGGTGCACCTCCTGCGCGCGGTCACCGTCGAGTTCGGTCTGCGCCAGGCCGACTTCGCCGCCCGCAACGGCATGCACCCCACCGACGTACGCGCCCTGGTCTGCCTGCTCGACGCGGCCCGCGCGGACGAACCGGCCACCGCGGGCCTGCTCGGCGCCCGGCTCGGCCTCAACTCCGCCGGCACCACCGCCGTGATCGACCGGCTCGAACGGCTCGGCCACGTCGCACGGATCCGCGACGACCACGACCGGCGCCGGATCCTGCTGCGCGTCGAGCCGGCGGCGATCCGTCTGGGCCGGGAGTTCTTCGGGCCGCTGATCGACGGGGTGCTCCAGGTGCTCGACTCCTTCGACCCCGCCGAACGGGAGACCGTACGCCGCTTCCTGACGGCCACCCACGCCGTCTTCACATCGGAGCCGCGCCCATGA
- a CDS encoding ArsC/Spx/MgsR family protein translates to MEIWINPACSKCRSALTLLDAEGADYTVRRYLEDVPSEDEIREVLGRLGLEPWDITRTSDPLAKETGVRDLPREETDAARGLWIAHLAAHPKLIQRPIITAEDGTAVVGRSEEAVREALSRKG, encoded by the coding sequence ATGGAGATCTGGATCAATCCCGCCTGTTCCAAGTGCCGCAGCGCCCTGACCCTGCTGGACGCGGAGGGCGCCGACTACACCGTGCGCCGCTACCTGGAGGACGTCCCCTCCGAGGACGAGATCCGCGAGGTGCTCGGCCGGCTCGGGCTGGAGCCGTGGGACATCACGCGCACCTCCGACCCCCTGGCCAAGGAGACCGGCGTACGGGACCTGCCGCGCGAGGAGACCGACGCGGCGCGCGGGCTCTGGATCGCCCACCTGGCCGCTCACCCGAAGCTCATCCAGCGCCCGATCATCACCGCCGAGGACGGCACGGCCGTGGTCGGCCGCTCCGAGGAGGCCGTCCGCGAGGCCCTGTCCCGCAAGGGCTAG
- a CDS encoding PP2C family protein-serine/threonine phosphatase: MRRRRQEPGWLRGEPPPRWARIAPAAALVVLVLAQAVTPGAELGFFLAGLPPVAAFAYGAAGTAVFAGIVLLLLGVHSLGVANARGTDLATVAAVGVLSVVIAWVRQRRDAQLVSVRTVAEAAQLAVLPPVPERVGPVRCSGLYRAAQRGTLVGGDLYDVRAGPYGVRALLGDVQGHGLAAVATVGALLGAFREAVIDDAGLGAVVARLDRRLVADAAAASVEHPELFATAVLLEFPPGLDVVRIVSCGHPSALRVRGSAVEEVIVDPGPPLGLGLAGPAPPPVTELAVRPGDQLLLHTDGVTEARDATGHFYPLAARVPVLARDPAGLLGAVWRDLAAFTKGGPNDDVALLLLSLDGQEPAA, encoded by the coding sequence GTGAGACGCCGACGTCAGGAGCCGGGATGGCTGCGCGGCGAGCCGCCGCCGCGCTGGGCCCGGATCGCGCCCGCGGCGGCCCTGGTCGTGCTGGTCCTGGCCCAGGCGGTCACCCCGGGCGCGGAGCTCGGGTTCTTCCTGGCCGGTCTGCCCCCGGTGGCCGCCTTCGCGTACGGGGCGGCCGGGACCGCGGTCTTCGCCGGCATCGTCCTCCTCCTGCTGGGGGTCCACTCGCTCGGTGTCGCCAATGCCCGGGGCACGGACCTGGCCACGGTGGCCGCCGTCGGGGTGCTCAGTGTGGTGATCGCCTGGGTCCGCCAGCGCCGGGACGCGCAGCTGGTCAGCGTACGGACGGTGGCGGAGGCGGCCCAGCTCGCGGTCCTCCCGCCGGTTCCGGAACGGGTGGGTCCGGTGCGCTGCTCGGGCCTGTACCGGGCGGCACAGCGCGGCACGCTGGTCGGCGGCGACCTGTACGACGTACGGGCCGGACCGTACGGGGTACGGGCGCTGCTCGGGGACGTCCAGGGACACGGGCTGGCGGCGGTCGCCACGGTGGGGGCGCTGCTCGGGGCCTTCCGCGAGGCCGTGATCGACGACGCCGGGCTCGGGGCGGTCGTGGCCCGGCTGGACCGGCGGCTGGTGGCGGACGCGGCGGCCGCGTCGGTCGAGCATCCGGAACTGTTCGCCACGGCCGTGCTGCTGGAGTTCCCGCCCGGGCTGGACGTCGTACGGATCGTGTCGTGCGGGCATCCGTCGGCCCTGCGGGTCCGCGGATCTGCGGTGGAGGAAGTGATCGTCGACCCGGGGCCGCCCCTGGGTCTGGGGCTCGCCGGTCCGGCCCCGCCGCCGGTGACGGAGCTGGCGGTGCGCCCCGGGGACCAGCTGCTGCTGCACACCGACGGCGTGACGGAGGCCCGTGACGCGACGGGGCACTTCTACCCGCTGGCCGCCCGGGTACCCGTACTGGCGCGGGACCCGGCGGGCCTGCTCGGGGCGGTGTGGCGGGACCTCGCGGCCTTCACGAAAGGCGGCCCGAACGACGACGTGGCCCTGCTGCTGCTGTCCCTGGACGGACAGGAACCGGCGGCGTAG
- a CDS encoding VIT1/CCC1 transporter family protein codes for MEAHGEGDGSQSAEISTRLNWLRAGVLGANDGIISTAGLVVGMAGATTSRAAILAAGVAGLLAGSLSMAAGEYVSVSSQRDSERAALDLERRELAEEPEAELDELTDLLAGRGLSRDVAREAAEQLTERDALRAHARVELGINPDELANPWHAAFASLVAFTVGALLPLLAIILPGPSQRVPVTVVAVLAALTLCGVISARLGGAPLPRAVARNVLGGALAMAVTYAVGTWLGTTTA; via the coding sequence ATCGAGGCGCACGGCGAGGGCGACGGCTCGCAGAGCGCGGAGATCAGCACGCGGCTCAACTGGCTGCGCGCGGGTGTGCTCGGCGCCAACGACGGGATCATCTCCACCGCGGGCCTGGTGGTCGGTATGGCGGGGGCCACCACCTCGCGCGCGGCGATCCTGGCGGCGGGCGTCGCCGGGCTGCTGGCGGGCTCGCTGTCGATGGCGGCGGGGGAGTACGTCTCCGTCAGCTCCCAGCGGGACTCCGAACGGGCGGCGCTCGATCTGGAACGCCGGGAACTGGCCGAGGAGCCGGAGGCGGAGCTCGACGAACTCACCGACCTGCTCGCCGGGCGGGGGCTGAGCCGGGACGTGGCGCGGGAGGCCGCCGAGCAGCTGACGGAGCGGGACGCGCTGCGGGCCCATGCCCGGGTGGAGCTCGGGATCAACCCCGACGAGCTGGCCAACCCGTGGCACGCGGCCTTCGCCAGCCTCGTCGCCTTCACGGTGGGGGCGCTGCTGCCGCTGCTGGCGATCATCCTGCCGGGGCCGTCGCAGCGGGTGCCGGTGACGGTGGTGGCGGTGCTGGCGGCGCTGACGTTGTGCGGGGTGATCAGTGCGCGGCTGGGCGGGGCGCCGCTGCCGAGGGCGGTCGCCCGCAACGTCCTGGGCGGCGCGCTGGCCATGGCCGTGACCTACGCGGTCGGCACCTGGCTCGGCACCACGACCGCCTGA
- a CDS encoding TIGR01777 family oxidoreductase, which produces MRIAVTGATGLIGSALVRSLRADRHEVVRFVRREPVGADEARWDPARGYVDPAGLAGCGAVVHLAGAGVGDHRWTAAYKREIRDSRVLGTAALAHALAALDEPPAVLVSGSAVGYYGDTGDRAVDESAPAGQGFLPSVCVEWEAAAAPAREAGIRTAFARTGLVVAREGGAWGRMFPIFRAGIGGRLGNGRQYWSYISLRDEIAALRHIIDTPGLSGPVNLTAPEPLTNRQVTEAMARVLHRPALLPVPAVALRVVLGEFSGDVLGSQRARPARLLESGFVFRDPGIEQAIRAAL; this is translated from the coding sequence ATGCGCATTGCTGTCACCGGGGCGACCGGGCTCATCGGAAGTGCACTCGTGCGGTCCCTGCGGGCGGACCGGCACGAGGTGGTGCGGTTCGTGCGGCGGGAGCCCGTCGGCGCGGACGAGGCGCGGTGGGATCCGGCGCGCGGGTACGTGGACCCTGCCGGGCTGGCCGGCTGCGGGGCCGTCGTGCACCTGGCCGGGGCCGGGGTCGGGGACCACCGGTGGACCGCCGCGTACAAGAGGGAGATCCGCGACAGCCGGGTGCTCGGCACCGCCGCGCTCGCGCACGCCCTCGCCGCCCTCGACGAGCCGCCCGCCGTGCTCGTCAGCGGTTCGGCCGTCGGCTACTACGGGGACACCGGCGACCGGGCCGTCGACGAGAGCGCCCCGGCCGGGCAGGGGTTCCTGCCCTCGGTCTGCGTGGAGTGGGAGGCGGCCGCCGCCCCCGCCCGGGAGGCCGGGATCCGGACCGCGTTCGCCCGTACGGGACTGGTCGTCGCCCGCGAGGGCGGGGCCTGGGGGCGGATGTTCCCGATCTTCCGCGCCGGCATCGGCGGCCGGCTCGGCAACGGCCGCCAGTACTGGTCGTACATCTCCCTCCGGGACGAGATCGCGGCCCTGCGGCACATCATCGACACCCCGGGCCTGTCCGGCCCGGTCAACCTGACCGCCCCGGAGCCGCTGACCAACCGCCAGGTCACCGAGGCCATGGCCCGGGTGCTGCACCGGCCCGCGCTGCTGCCCGTACCGGCCGTGGCCCTGCGCGTCGTACTGGGGGAGTTCTCCGGGGACGTGCTGGGCAGTCAGCGGGCCCGGCCCGCCCGGCTGCTGGAGTCCGGCTTCGTCTTCCGCGACCCCGGCATCGAGCAGGCGATCCGCGCCGCGCTCTGA
- a CDS encoding NAD(P)/FAD-dependent oxidoreductase: MLSSAHHAAHHADVVIVGAGVSGLAAAQHLIAAGVTVTVLEAADDPGGRMATESADGFRLDRIGQLLNTAYTELERTPGLRALALRPFAPGVLVHTDGKQLRVGVLTPARALASGSLDQARIGAALGRLATLPEEKLLARPERTAHAALRSRGLPARTLNGALRPLLATLLRDPELTTSSRVADLALRTFARGRLAVPEGGAAALPGLLAAALPPGTVRTGVRVRSVATNLVTTEEHGDFRCRSVLLATGARAAAELLPGLRVPAFHEVTVLHHATTAPLSRDGSLLLDGDPRWPVSHTAVMSAVDPTRAPAGRSLVTTTVLGPPPPARTVASRLARLYDTPTREWELLAVHHTPEAVPAMPPPHDMQRPVRVLAGLYVCGDHRDTNTVQGALHSARRAAGAVLRDFGIPLPVAPEPALPVAA; this comes from the coding sequence GTGCTCAGCAGCGCACACCATGCCGCACACCATGCGGACGTCGTCATCGTAGGAGCCGGAGTCTCAGGACTCGCGGCAGCGCAGCACCTGATCGCGGCCGGAGTCACGGTCACCGTCCTGGAAGCCGCGGACGATCCCGGCGGGCGGATGGCCACCGAGTCCGCCGACGGGTTCCGGCTGGACCGGATCGGCCAGCTGCTCAACACCGCGTACACGGAGCTCGAACGCACGCCGGGCCTGCGGGCCCTGGCCCTGCGCCCCTTCGCACCGGGCGTCCTCGTCCACACCGACGGGAAGCAGCTGCGGGTCGGGGTCCTCACCCCGGCCCGGGCCCTGGCCAGCGGCTCCCTCGACCAGGCCCGGATCGGCGCCGCCCTCGGCCGGCTCGCCACCCTGCCCGAGGAGAAGCTGCTCGCCCGTCCCGAACGCACCGCGCACGCCGCCCTGCGCTCCCGCGGGCTGCCCGCGCGCACCCTGAACGGAGCACTCCGCCCCCTGCTCGCCACCCTGCTGCGCGACCCGGAGCTCACCACCTCCAGCCGGGTCGCCGACCTCGCCCTGCGCACCTTCGCCCGCGGCCGCCTCGCCGTGCCCGAAGGCGGCGCGGCGGCCCTGCCCGGCCTGCTCGCCGCCGCCCTGCCGCCCGGCACCGTGCGGACCGGGGTCCGGGTCCGGTCGGTGGCGACCAACCTGGTCACCACCGAGGAGCACGGCGACTTCCGCTGCCGTTCCGTCCTGCTGGCCACCGGGGCCCGCGCCGCCGCCGAGCTCCTGCCCGGCCTGCGCGTGCCCGCCTTCCACGAGGTCACCGTCCTGCACCACGCCACCACCGCACCCCTGTCCCGGGACGGCTCGCTGCTCCTGGACGGGGACCCCAGGTGGCCCGTCTCCCACACGGCCGTGATGAGCGCGGTCGACCCGACCCGGGCCCCGGCCGGCCGGAGCCTGGTCACCACCACCGTGCTCGGGCCGCCGCCACCCGCGCGCACGGTCGCCTCACGGCTGGCCCGGCTCTACGACACCCCCACCCGCGAGTGGGAACTGCTGGCCGTCCACCACACCCCGGAGGCGGTCCCCGCGATGCCCCCGCCGCACGACATGCAGCGTCCCGTACGGGTACTGGCCGGGCTGTACGTGTGCGGTGACCACCGCGACACCAACACCGTCCAGGGGGCCCTGCACTCGGCCCGCCGCGCCGCCGGCGCCGTCCTGCGCGACTTCGGAATCCCGCTCCCGGTCGCCCCGGAGCCCGCACTTCCGGTGGCGGCCTGA
- a CDS encoding regulator: MTERPAQRVPNRQLAALIAEAGFSNAGLARRVDQLGLEHGLDLRYDKTSVTRWLRGQQPRGTTPALIAEVFTRRLGRRLSAQDLGLDACAPVYAGLEFAATPEEAVDIASGLWRKDSGSHAELRKIAFTPAGLVVPSRDWLIGRADERVGRGAEPAAARVPLQGRASVPRQRQIDRGPGQRVTSGDIAALRSVSELFRTLDQAYGGGHARQALVRYLEHEAEPMLRGTYGETTGRRLFSAAADLTRLAGWTSFDIAAHGLAQRYFVQALRLAQAAADRPYGSYVLVTMSRQAVYLGHGREAVQLARVAQQGVGSGPPPVVQALLHSAEARGHAVLGEVRASTASLVRAERALGAARPGDDVPHWARFYDEAQLADEFGHCHRDLQQYRASAQHAERSLQLRGPAYARSRLFCRVVLATARLGLGELDQACALGAEAAQQAMEMRSVRAVEYVRDFERRLEPYRDASAVRTYRDRVAALS; this comes from the coding sequence ATGACGGAACGACCTGCCCAGCGCGTCCCCAACCGGCAGCTCGCGGCGCTGATCGCGGAAGCCGGGTTCTCCAACGCCGGTCTCGCCCGCCGCGTCGACCAGCTCGGCCTGGAGCACGGTCTCGACCTGCGGTACGACAAGACCTCCGTGACCCGATGGCTGCGCGGGCAGCAGCCCCGCGGCACCACCCCCGCGCTGATCGCCGAGGTCTTCACGCGCCGCCTCGGACGCCGGCTCTCCGCCCAGGACCTGGGTCTGGACGCCTGCGCGCCCGTGTACGCCGGGCTGGAGTTCGCGGCCACCCCGGAGGAGGCCGTGGACATCGCGAGCGGGCTGTGGCGCAAGGACTCCGGTTCGCACGCCGAGCTCCGGAAGATCGCCTTCACCCCGGCCGGACTGGTCGTGCCCAGCCGGGACTGGCTGATCGGGCGGGCCGACGAGCGGGTCGGCCGGGGCGCGGAACCCGCCGCGGCCCGTGTCCCGCTGCAGGGGCGGGCCTCGGTCCCCCGGCAGCGGCAGATCGACCGCGGCCCCGGGCAGCGCGTCACCAGCGGGGACATCGCGGCACTGAGATCGGTGAGCGAGCTGTTCCGCACCCTGGACCAGGCCTACGGCGGCGGGCACGCCCGCCAGGCCCTGGTGCGCTACCTGGAGCACGAGGCCGAGCCGATGCTCCGCGGGACCTACGGCGAGACCACCGGGCGGCGGCTCTTCTCGGCCGCGGCCGATCTCACCCGGCTCGCGGGCTGGACCTCCTTCGACATCGCCGCGCACGGGCTCGCCCAGCGGTACTTCGTACAGGCGCTACGGCTCGCGCAGGCGGCCGCGGACCGTCCCTACGGCTCGTACGTCCTGGTCACCATGAGCAGGCAGGCGGTCTACCTCGGCCACGGCCGCGAGGCCGTGCAGCTGGCCCGGGTGGCCCAGCAGGGCGTCGGCTCGGGCCCGCCGCCCGTGGTGCAGGCGCTGCTCCACTCGGCGGAGGCACGCGGACACGCGGTCCTCGGCGAGGTCCGCGCGTCGACCGCCTCCCTGGTGCGGGCCGAGCGCGCGCTGGGCGCGGCCCGGCCGGGGGACGACGTTCCGCACTGGGCCCGGTTCTACGACGAGGCGCAGCTGGCGGACGAGTTCGGGCACTGCCACCGGGACCTCCAGCAGTACCGGGCCTCGGCGCAGCACGCGGAGCGGTCCCTGCAGCTGCGGGGACCGGCGTACGCGCGCTCCCGGCTGTTCTGCCGGGTGGTGCTGGCCACGGCCCGGCTGGGGCTGGGCGAGCTGGACCAGGCGTGCGCGCTGGGCGCGGAGGCGGCGCAGCAGGCGATGGAGATGCGGTCCGTGCGGGCGGTGGAGTACGTACGGGACTTCGAGCGGCGGCTGGAGCCGTACCGGGACGCCTCGGCCGTGCGGACCTACCGGGACCGCGTGGCCGCCCTGTCCTGA
- the lipB gene encoding lipoyl(octanoyl) transferase LipB produces MAELGFVHLGFGTESVEYTQAWEEQRRVHAARFADEIEDTCLLLEHLPVYTAGRRTDPSERPLDGTPVVDVDRGGKITWHGPGQLVGYPIMKLPRPVDVVAHVRRLEEALIRTAAEFGLETTRVEGRSGVWVLGDPVEERPMIGGLSLELDPRLADEEFDPRLNGPEYAPSNAGQRREDRKLAAIGIRVAKGVTMHGFAINVNPDSTWFDRIIPCGIRDAGVTSLSYELGREITIAEVLPVAERHLKDVLEHAEPKPREIEPAVGS; encoded by the coding sequence GTGGCTGAGCTTGGGTTTGTCCATCTGGGCTTCGGAACGGAATCCGTCGAGTACACCCAGGCCTGGGAAGAACAGCGCAGGGTGCACGCGGCCCGCTTCGCGGACGAGATCGAGGACACCTGCCTGCTGCTGGAGCACCTGCCGGTCTACACGGCGGGCCGGCGCACCGACCCCAGCGAGCGCCCGCTCGACGGCACCCCCGTCGTCGACGTGGACCGCGGCGGCAAGATCACCTGGCACGGCCCGGGCCAGCTGGTCGGCTACCCGATCATGAAGCTGCCCCGCCCCGTGGACGTCGTCGCCCACGTCCGCCGCCTCGAAGAGGCCCTGATCCGCACGGCCGCCGAGTTCGGCCTGGAGACCACCCGGGTCGAGGGCCGCTCCGGTGTCTGGGTGCTGGGCGACCCCGTCGAGGAGCGCCCCATGATCGGCGGCCTCTCGCTGGAGCTCGACCCCCGGCTGGCCGATGAGGAGTTCGACCCGCGGCTGAACGGCCCCGAGTACGCCCCGTCCAACGCCGGCCAGCGCCGCGAGGACCGCAAGCTCGCCGCCATCGGCATCCGCGTCGCCAAGGGCGTCACGATGCACGGTTTCGCGATCAACGTGAACCCGGACAGCACCTGGTTCGACCGGATCATCCCCTGCGGTATCCGGGACGCCGGTGTGACCTCGCTCTCGTACGAACTGGGCCGGGAGATCACCATCGCAGAGGTGCTTCCGGTGGCCGAACGGCACCTGAAGGACGTACTGGAGCACGCGGAGCCGAAGCCCCGCGAGATAGAGCCGGCCGTGGGCTCCTAG